The proteins below come from a single Alistipes sp. ZOR0009 genomic window:
- a CDS encoding aminoacyl-histidine dipeptidase, translated as MSNLENLQPRLLWKYFEEICQIPRPSKKEEKIIAYLLKFAEEQGLEATRDEIGNVAIFKKATKGKESVKPVVLQSHIDMVCEKHSDVQHDFEKDPIIPRIEGDWVKANGTTLGADDGIGIASQLAILASNDLEHGPVECIFTVDEETGLTGAFEMKPGFFTGKTLLNLDSEDEGELFIGCAGGVDTLATFTYDSRPVPSGYVAFKMDVKGLKGGHSGDDIHKGHGNSIKILNRFLWKSTMKYDICLSEFNGGNLRNAIPREAAALFTIDASYVENLKEDFAAFLAEVKEELALTDAGVAMSLAEASIPAEAICESVQFDLLNSLYSCPNGVIAMSFEMPGLVETSTNLASVKMIKDNQILVTTSQRSSVNSAKVDVSQMVESVFRLANANVIHSDGYPGWKPNTNSEILRVTERAYKKLFGQTPVVRAIHAGLECGLFLEKYPDLDMISFGPTIRGAHSPEEKLDIPTTIKYWDLLLEVLREVK; from the coding sequence ATGTCAAACTTAGAAAATTTGCAACCAAGACTTCTGTGGAAATATTTCGAGGAAATTTGCCAAATTCCTCGACCATCGAAGAAAGAAGAAAAAATAATTGCTTACCTATTAAAATTCGCAGAAGAGCAGGGGTTAGAAGCGACTCGAGATGAGATAGGTAATGTGGCGATATTTAAAAAGGCAACAAAGGGAAAAGAGTCTGTTAAGCCTGTAGTGCTACAAAGCCATATTGACATGGTTTGCGAAAAGCATAGCGATGTTCAGCATGACTTCGAAAAGGATCCAATTATTCCACGTATAGAGGGTGATTGGGTTAAGGCTAATGGAACTACACTTGGTGCTGATGATGGTATTGGAATTGCGTCTCAGTTGGCTATACTGGCAAGCAACGATCTTGAGCACGGACCTGTCGAATGTATTTTCACAGTTGATGAAGAAACCGGTCTTACAGGTGCTTTTGAGATGAAACCAGGCTTTTTTACTGGAAAAACGCTGCTAAATCTAGACTCCGAAGATGAAGGGGAGCTATTCATCGGTTGTGCAGGAGGTGTAGATACCCTAGCAACATTTACATATGATAGTAGGCCTGTTCCTAGCGGATACGTTGCCTTTAAGATGGATGTAAAGGGACTAAAAGGGGGGCATTCTGGTGATGATATCCATAAAGGACATGGAAATTCAATTAAAATATTGAATCGTTTCCTTTGGAAGTCAACAATGAAGTACGACATCTGCCTTTCAGAGTTTAACGGTGGGAACTTGAGAAATGCAATCCCTAGAGAGGCTGCTGCTTTATTTACTATTGATGCTTCCTATGTTGAGAATCTTAAGGAAGATTTTGCTGCATTTTTAGCAGAGGTTAAGGAGGAGCTTGCGTTAACAGATGCTGGAGTTGCAATGTCATTAGCAGAAGCGTCAATTCCTGCTGAGGCTATTTGTGAAAGCGTTCAGTTTGATCTTTTGAACTCTCTTTATTCGTGCCCGAATGGGGTTATTGCGATGAGTTTTGAAATGCCAGGGTTGGTTGAAACATCGACTAATCTTGCATCTGTAAAGATGATTAAGGATAATCAAATATTGGTAACAACAAGCCAGCGTAGCTCTGTCAACTCGGCAAAAGTGGACGTGTCTCAAATGGTTGAAAGCGTGTTTAGGTTGGCTAATGCAAATGTTATTCACTCAGATGGATATCCTGGATGGAAGCCTAATACCAACTCTGAAATTTTAAGGGTTACTGAGCGTGCTTATAAAAAGTTGTTTGGACAAACACCTGTGGTAAGAGCTATTCATGCTGGATTAGAGTGTGGGCTATTTTTAGAGAAGTACCCAGATCTAGATATGATTTCTTTTGGGCCAACAATTCGAGGTGCTCATTCGCCAGAGGAAAAGTTGGATATCCCAACAACCATTAAGTATTGGGATTTACTGTTAGAAGTTCTTCGCGAGGTAAAATAA
- the pyrI gene encoding aspartate carbamoyltransferase regulatory subunit, with protein MSTEKQLMVSAIKDGTVIDHIPAENLFKVIKILHLDTCTNQITFGTNLESKRLGFKAIVKISDKFFEEEETNKIALIAPHAKLNIIKNYEVIEKREVYIPDNLIGICKCANPKCVTNVENVKTKFIVEDKKNLSLRCHYCEKLTEKEQIVVIA; from the coding sequence ATGAGCACTGAAAAACAGCTAATGGTAAGCGCCATCAAGGATGGTACCGTTATCGACCATATTCCTGCTGAAAATCTATTCAAGGTTATTAAAATTCTTCACCTAGACACCTGTACCAACCAAATAACCTTTGGTACCAACCTCGAAAGCAAAAGACTTGGATTTAAAGCGATTGTCAAAATTTCTGACAAATTTTTCGAGGAAGAAGAAACCAATAAAATTGCACTTATAGCACCTCACGCAAAGCTCAACATCATAAAGAATTATGAAGTTATTGAAAAACGTGAAGTGTACATTCCAGACAACCTAATTGGAATTTGTAAATGCGCCAACCCAAAGTGCGTCACAAATGTAGAGAATGTAAAAACCAAATTCATTGTCGAAGACAAAAAGAACCTATCCTTACGCTGCCACTACTGCGAAAAGCTAACGGAAAAAGAGCAAATCGTTGTTATTGCATAA
- the cysQ gene encoding 3'(2'),5'-bisphosphate nucleotidase CysQ: protein MLQDNDIKKLLTAAIEAALHAGRSILDVYNSDDFQVNLKSDNTPLTLADRQSHETIKRMLGKTHIPLMSEEGRNLLYEERKNWDLFWLVDPLDGTKEFIKRNGEFTVNIALVENNYPTIGVIYSPIFETLYFGHFKNGSFKKTNIKPTSLITSIDELIATSERLPTIKNKAKFVITASRSHYTPETESYIKEISKDHPDLEVLEQGSSIKMCLVAEGFADLYPRIAQTFEWDTAAGQAINEGAGMRVINSKTGERLRYNKEELQNPWFICTK from the coding sequence ATGCTTCAAGATAATGATATAAAAAAACTTCTCACGGCAGCCATCGAAGCCGCTCTTCATGCAGGCCGCTCTATTTTAGATGTGTATAATTCGGATGATTTCCAAGTAAACTTAAAGTCAGATAATACACCACTAACATTAGCAGATCGGCAATCTCATGAAACCATAAAAAGAATGCTAGGCAAAACACACATTCCCTTAATGAGTGAAGAAGGCCGAAATCTCCTTTATGAAGAGCGTAAAAATTGGGATTTATTCTGGTTAGTTGATCCCTTGGATGGAACCAAAGAATTTATCAAAAGAAACGGAGAGTTTACGGTAAACATAGCGTTAGTTGAAAACAACTATCCCACAATTGGAGTAATCTACTCCCCCATATTTGAAACGCTTTATTTTGGTCATTTCAAGAATGGCTCTTTTAAAAAGACAAACATTAAGCCAACATCGCTAATTACATCCATAGACGAGTTGATCGCAACATCTGAAAGATTACCAACTATAAAAAATAAAGCAAAATTTGTCATCACGGCTAGCAGATCTCACTATACTCCAGAAACAGAAAGTTACATCAAAGAAATAAGCAAAGACCACCCAGACCTAGAAGTGCTCGAACAGGGAAGTTCCATAAAAATGTGCTTAGTCGCGGAAGGATTTGCCGATTTATATCCCCGAATAGCCCAAACTTTCGAATGGGATACAGCCGCTGGACAAGCAATAAACGAAGGAGCAGGAATGAGAGTTATAAACTCTAAAACTGGCGAACGATTAAGGTATAATAAGGAGGAGTTACAAAATCCTTGGTTTATCTGTACAAAATAA
- a CDS encoding rubredoxin: MKKYRCKICGFIYDPELGAPIDGIPAGTPFEEISEDWVCPICGVTKEDFIEIDW; this comes from the coding sequence ATGAAAAAATATCGCTGTAAAATTTGTGGATTTATTTACGACCCAGAACTTGGCGCTCCTATTGATGGAATCCCAGCAGGTACACCATTCGAAGAAATTTCGGAAGACTGGGTCTGTCCCATCTGTGGCGTTACGAAAGAAGATTTTATAGAAATTGACTGGTAA
- the pyrB gene encoding aspartate carbamoyltransferase: MKNKSLVSINDFSKEEILRILDLAEKFEENPSQRLLEGKVIASLFFEPSTRTRLSFESAINRLGGRVIGFSEASNTSVSKGESLKDTILTIANYSDLIVMRHPIEGSARFASEVSKVPVVNAGDGANQHPTQTMLDLYSIRKTQGTLDNLHIVMIGDLKYGRTVHSLLQAMSHFNTKFTFVSPPELRMPTEYKLFLQQKGLDYTEETELSNGLKDADIVYMTRVQRERFSDLMEYEKVKNVYVLRNEMFDNCKPNMRILHPLPRVNEISEDVDDNKHAYYFTQALNGVYARMAIICSILGLDK, from the coding sequence ATGAAAAACAAAAGCTTAGTATCCATTAATGATTTCAGCAAGGAAGAAATTCTTCGGATACTCGACCTTGCAGAAAAATTTGAAGAAAACCCTTCGCAACGTTTGCTTGAAGGAAAGGTTATTGCCTCACTATTTTTCGAACCGTCCACACGTACTCGATTAAGCTTCGAAAGTGCAATTAACCGCCTAGGTGGCAGAGTTATTGGTTTTTCGGAGGCATCAAACACCTCTGTTTCGAAAGGTGAAAGCCTAAAGGATACCATACTTACCATTGCAAATTACAGCGACCTGATTGTGATGAGGCATCCAATTGAAGGTAGCGCTCGCTTTGCAAGCGAAGTATCTAAGGTTCCTGTCGTAAATGCCGGAGATGGTGCCAACCAGCATCCTACTCAAACCATGCTTGATCTTTATTCGATTCGTAAAACTCAGGGAACCTTGGATAACCTCCACATTGTAATGATTGGAGATCTGAAATACGGAAGAACGGTACACTCCCTACTCCAGGCAATGTCCCATTTTAACACTAAGTTCACCTTTGTTTCACCTCCTGAACTTAGAATGCCAACCGAGTATAAGCTATTTCTTCAACAAAAAGGGTTAGATTATACAGAAGAGACCGAATTATCCAACGGCTTAAAAGATGCCGACATCGTTTACATGACGCGCGTACAACGCGAACGATTCTCGGACTTAATGGAGTACGAAAAAGTAAAAAATGTATATGTGCTGCGCAATGAAATGTTTGATAACTGCAAGCCAAACATGCGCATACTTCACCCACTACCTCGTGTAAACGAAATCAGCGAAGATGTTGATGACAATAAGCACGCATACTACTTTACACAAGCACTGAATGGCGTTTACGCCCGTATGGCAATAATATGTTCAATTCTTGGACTAGATAAATAG
- the dnaA gene encoding chromosomal replication initiator protein DnaA yields the protein MAMSTFKEVWSNCLKIIKDNVPAVSYQTWFEPIVPVRLEGNILTIQVPSPFFYEYLEERYIDILRKTLRKELGPDAKLEYSIVMDNNKVSNNKPYTVKYPAQNKAELKNKPVPFPIQKEGGSIKNPFIIPGLKKLEIDPQLNPDYTFFNYVEGDCNKLSRSAGYAVAQNPGKTAFNPLFIYGSSGLGKTHLAQAIGIEVKERYPDKLVLYVNANKFQNQYVAAVIKNEVNDFVHFYQMIDVLVIDDVQEFAGKEKTQDTFFHIFNHLHQTGRQLILTSDKSPAELKGLEQRLLTRFKWGLSADLQQPDFETRVAILKRKIYNDGIVIPDDVIEYLAKSITSNIRELEGALISLLAQATLIKREITMDIAAQIVKRFVKDHTKELSIDYISKSVCDYFNIPNNLLSSKTRKREIVQARQIAMYFCKNLTNSSLATIGSTIGGKDHSTVLHAYRTISNLMETDKLFKGQMEEIEKKIKYA from the coding sequence ATTGCTATGAGCACCTTTAAAGAAGTCTGGAGTAACTGTTTGAAAATTATTAAGGACAATGTGCCTGCTGTAAGCTACCAAACGTGGTTTGAACCTATAGTTCCTGTAAGGCTAGAGGGGAATATTCTTACGATTCAGGTGCCCAGCCCGTTTTTCTATGAATATCTGGAAGAACGTTACATTGATATTTTAAGGAAAACATTAAGGAAAGAGCTTGGTCCTGATGCTAAACTGGAGTATAGCATTGTTATGGATAACAATAAGGTTTCTAATAACAAGCCCTATACCGTTAAGTATCCAGCTCAAAACAAGGCTGAGTTGAAGAACAAGCCTGTCCCATTTCCGATTCAGAAGGAAGGCGGCTCTATTAAAAATCCTTTTATAATACCAGGTCTTAAGAAGTTGGAGATAGATCCTCAGTTGAATCCTGACTATACATTTTTTAATTATGTGGAGGGGGATTGCAATAAACTATCTAGATCGGCCGGATACGCCGTTGCTCAAAATCCTGGGAAAACAGCTTTCAATCCATTATTTATATACGGATCGTCAGGTTTGGGCAAGACCCACCTTGCGCAGGCTATTGGTATTGAGGTAAAAGAGCGCTATCCTGATAAGCTTGTATTATATGTAAATGCAAATAAGTTTCAAAATCAGTATGTTGCTGCAGTTATCAAGAATGAGGTGAATGATTTTGTTCATTTTTATCAAATGATAGATGTGCTAGTTATTGATGATGTTCAGGAATTTGCTGGTAAGGAGAAGACTCAAGATACATTCTTTCATATTTTCAACCATCTTCATCAAACAGGACGTCAGCTCATTTTAACGTCTGACAAGTCTCCTGCGGAGTTGAAAGGTCTTGAGCAACGTTTGTTGACCCGTTTTAAGTGGGGGTTGTCTGCTGATTTGCAGCAGCCTGATTTTGAAACTCGGGTGGCCATTCTTAAGCGAAAGATTTATAATGATGGAATTGTGATTCCTGACGATGTAATAGAGTATCTAGCCAAGTCAATTACTTCTAATATTAGAGAATTAGAGGGTGCTTTAATTTCGTTACTTGCTCAGGCTACTTTAATAAAGCGCGAGATTACCATGGATATCGCGGCTCAGATTGTGAAGCGCTTTGTAAAAGATCATACAAAAGAACTTTCGATTGATTACATATCAAAATCGGTATGTGATTATTTTAATATACCTAATAATCTTTTAAGTTCAAAAACTCGAAAGAGAGAGATTGTTCAAGCTCGTCAAATTGCTATGTATTTTTGTAAGAACTTGACCAACTCTTCATTAGCTACGATTGGATCTACAATAGGAGGGAAAGATCATTCGACCGTACTGCATGCCTATCGTACGATTTCCAACTTAATGGAAACGGATAAGCTTTTTAAAGGTCAGATGGAAGAGATCGAAAAGAAAATCAAATATGCATAA
- a CDS encoding MlaD family protein translates to MRISREVKIGTLVILSTVALYWGVNFLKGKNIIGSTNSYYVVYQQVEDLQNSAPVYVRGYKVGVVDRITLDNNDPSRILVELAIDKNVRIPKTTVAEIYNADFMGSKAVRLLFEGSNVSASRGDTLMASMAPSMLDNISPVTKKVDVALQELTQTLVNINTVLDAQTINDLKSTMANLNASTHTASYILDQNKDRVSLVLDQANLLVTSLNSAASDLKVMAKNVRTISDSLSVKQINTLLANLESSSKDLKQVMKQVNSREGSLGKLISDPSLHNQLLHLSGSLDSLAIDLKKNPKRYVKLSLF, encoded by the coding sequence ATGCGAATTTCAAGAGAAGTAAAAATAGGGACGTTAGTTATTTTGAGTACAGTAGCATTATACTGGGGGGTTAACTTTCTTAAAGGTAAAAATATAATAGGGTCTACAAATTCATACTATGTAGTTTACCAGCAAGTAGAGGATTTGCAAAATTCGGCTCCAGTTTATGTAAGAGGTTATAAAGTTGGAGTTGTAGACAGAATTACGTTAGACAATAATGATCCTAGTCGAATTTTGGTAGAGTTGGCAATTGATAAAAATGTGAGAATACCTAAAACAACTGTGGCTGAAATATACAATGCCGATTTTATGGGATCTAAGGCTGTAAGGTTGTTGTTTGAAGGTTCTAATGTATCTGCTTCAAGAGGAGATACTCTGATGGCCTCTATGGCTCCATCTATGCTTGATAATATTTCACCTGTAACAAAGAAGGTTGATGTTGCACTTCAAGAGTTGACGCAGACCTTGGTTAACATAAATACCGTATTAGACGCTCAAACCATTAACGATTTGAAGTCGACTATGGCAAATTTAAATGCATCAACGCATACTGCTAGCTATATTTTAGATCAAAACAAGGATAGGGTTTCGCTCGTATTGGATCAGGCTAATTTATTGGTCACAAGCTTAAACTCAGCCGCCTCTGATTTGAAGGTAATGGCAAAGAATGTTCGTACCATTTCGGACTCCCTTTCGGTAAAACAAATAAACACTTTACTTGCAAACCTCGAATCTTCGTCAAAGGATTTAAAGCAGGTTATGAAGCAGGTGAATAGTAGAGAAGGCTCTTTAGGAAAACTTATAAGCGATCCCAGCTTACATAATCAGCTGCTCCATCTTTCAGGATCTTTAGATTCCTTGGCAATCGATTTAAAGAAAAATCCTAAACGATATGTAAAGTTGTCTTTGTTTTAG
- a CDS encoding DUF4293 domain-containing protein, with translation MLQRIQTLYLLIAEVLTIVLFFTNISTFLTQEGQELILKYNGLFQVVDGKMSRIVSTWPMAALLIAATVIGFFVIFLYRHRILQIRLCFFQMVMNFGLLVLFGYYIYSVSVVGSSNFKFSVVDILPLLSIVLYYLAYRGVAKDLALVMADSFRTRRKR, from the coding sequence ATGTTACAACGAATTCAAACGCTTTACTTATTAATAGCCGAAGTGCTCACTATTGTTCTTTTTTTTACAAATATAAGTACGTTTCTAACTCAAGAGGGGCAGGAGCTGATCTTGAAATACAATGGTTTATTTCAGGTTGTTGATGGGAAGATGAGTCGTATAGTTAGTACTTGGCCTATGGCGGCACTACTTATTGCTGCAACAGTGATTGGCTTTTTTGTAATTTTTCTTTACCGTCATCGCATACTTCAAATTCGGTTATGCTTTTTTCAGATGGTCATGAACTTTGGGTTGCTAGTTCTATTTGGCTACTATATTTACTCTGTATCAGTTGTTGGAAGCAGCAATTTTAAGTTTTCGGTTGTAGACATTTTACCACTATTGTCAATAGTTCTTTACTATTTGGCCTATAGAGGTGTTGCAAAAGACCTCGCCTTGGTTATGGCTGATAGTTTTAGGACTCGACGAAAAAGGTAA